Proteins from a single region of Sneathiella aquimaris:
- the serS gene encoding serine--tRNA ligase translates to MLDLKWIRENPEALDAALKRRKAAPLSVSILAMDEEHRQLQTKLQTSQARRNEAAKEIGKAKAAGEDADAIIREVSELKASVQEMEAQERALAEKIELVLAGIPNVMKEDVPDGEDEADNVELRKVGTIPSFDFKPKEHYELGAQLGMMDFETAAKLSGSRFVVTSGHIARLERALAAFMIDVHTLEKGYLEVSPPTMVRGHALFGTGQLPKFEEDLYKLDNDSYMIPTAEVPLTNLVRESILNEADLPKRFAAHTLCFRSEAGSAGKDTAGMLRQHQFAKVEMVSVTTPEKSDEEHERMTACAEDILKRLGLAYRVVVLCSGDTGFGARKTHDIEVWLPGQDTYREISSVSTCGDFQARRMKARYRPEGEKGNRFVHTLNGSGLAVGRTLIAVMENYQQADGSIIVPEVLRPYMGGLEVIR, encoded by the coding sequence ATGCTTGATTTAAAATGGATTCGCGAAAACCCTGAGGCGCTTGATGCTGCCTTGAAACGTCGTAAAGCCGCCCCCCTTTCTGTTTCAATCCTTGCAATGGATGAAGAGCATCGTCAGTTGCAGACTAAATTGCAGACCAGTCAGGCCCGTCGTAATGAAGCGGCCAAGGAAATCGGTAAGGCTAAAGCGGCAGGCGAAGACGCGGACGCAATCATTCGCGAAGTATCCGAGCTCAAAGCATCCGTTCAGGAAATGGAAGCGCAGGAGCGGGCGCTTGCTGAAAAAATCGAACTCGTTCTCGCAGGTATTCCCAATGTCATGAAAGAGGATGTGCCGGACGGCGAGGATGAAGCTGATAATGTGGAGCTCCGCAAGGTCGGAACAATTCCTTCTTTTGATTTCAAGCCGAAAGAGCATTACGAGCTGGGTGCTCAGTTGGGCATGATGGATTTCGAAACAGCAGCCAAACTGTCAGGCAGTCGCTTTGTTGTGACAAGCGGACATATTGCACGGCTGGAGCGCGCACTGGCTGCGTTCATGATCGACGTTCATACGTTGGAAAAAGGGTATTTGGAAGTATCACCGCCGACGATGGTGCGTGGACACGCTTTGTTTGGCACAGGGCAGCTGCCCAAGTTTGAAGAAGATCTGTATAAACTGGATAACGACAGTTATATGATCCCAACGGCGGAAGTGCCACTGACCAATCTTGTGCGGGAAAGTATCCTGAACGAAGCGGATTTGCCTAAACGTTTTGCGGCGCATACGCTGTGTTTCCGGTCTGAGGCGGGCTCAGCTGGCAAGGATACTGCGGGTATGTTGCGTCAACACCAATTTGCCAAAGTTGAGATGGTTTCTGTGACCACGCCAGAGAAATCAGACGAAGAACACGAACGAATGACTGCCTGTGCAGAAGATATTCTGAAACGTTTGGGTCTTGCATATCGCGTCGTTGTTTTATGCTCTGGAGATACAGGATTTGGCGCCCGTAAAACCCATGATATTGAAGTGTGGCTTCCTGGGCAGGATACTTATCGTGAAATCTCCAGTGTATCGACTTGTGGTGATTTTCAGGCGCGTCGTATGAAAGCACGGTATCGTCCGGAAGGTGAAAAAGGAAACCGCTTTGTTCACACACTGAACGGATCCGGATTGGCGGTCGGTCGTACCCTGATCGCCGTGATGGAGAATTATCAGCAAGCGGATGGGTCCATCATTGTCCCTGAAGTTCTGCGTCCTTACATGGGCGGGCTTGAAGTAATCCGCTAA
- the surE gene encoding 5'/3'-nucleotidase SurE — translation MRILLSNDDGFYAPGMDVLKKIAYSLSDDVVIVAPAKEQSGASRSLTLHDPLRLTKYSETEYAVEGTPTDCVMMALNHIFPDDKPDLILSGVNRGANLGEDVLYSGTVAAASEGTLLGVPAIALSQCMGNSEKIHWETAEKLAPAIIKDLLKLDWGNDVLININFPAVAAKEVQGVQVTRQGKRDLTNLLIDARTDARGRDYYWLGYRPSLGSPSEGEDLQAIEQGKVSVTPLCLNLTKDTLVSALQNALD, via the coding sequence TTGCGTATATTATTGAGCAATGACGATGGCTTTTATGCTCCGGGAATGGATGTTCTAAAGAAGATTGCCTATTCCCTGTCTGACGATGTTGTTATCGTCGCCCCTGCAAAAGAGCAAAGTGGGGCTTCCCGCTCGCTGACGCTGCATGATCCGCTGCGCCTGACTAAATATTCCGAAACTGAATACGCGGTTGAAGGAACTCCGACGGATTGTGTCATGATGGCGCTCAATCATATTTTCCCCGACGATAAGCCAGATTTAATTCTGTCCGGTGTCAATCGCGGAGCCAATTTGGGGGAGGATGTCCTTTATTCAGGGACTGTTGCCGCCGCCAGTGAAGGGACGCTCTTGGGCGTTCCTGCAATTGCGTTGAGCCAATGTATGGGGAATTCCGAAAAAATCCATTGGGAGACCGCAGAAAAACTCGCGCCGGCGATTATCAAGGATCTGCTGAAACTGGATTGGGGAAACGATGTTCTGATCAATATCAATTTCCCTGCTGTCGCTGCGAAGGAGGTTCAAGGCGTTCAGGTCACACGGCAAGGAAAACGGGATCTGACAAATCTTCTTATCGACGCCCGGACGGATGCCCGTGGCCGCGATTATTACTGGCTGGGATACAGACCATCCCTGGGAAGCCCGTCCGAGGGTGAAGACCTTCAGGCCATTGAGCAGGGAAAAGTCTCGGTAACACCGCTTTGCCTGAACTTGACCAAAGATACATTGGTCTCTGCCCTGCAAAATGCTCTAGACTAG
- a CDS encoding protein-L-isoaspartate(D-aspartate) O-methyltransferase — protein MELRRQGISDTSVLSAIERVPREEFIPKTFRDRAYENIALPIPSGQTISQPFIVAYMTQMLKPDPRRKVLEIGTGSGYQAAVLSHLCRRVYSLERFRSLQVEAVRLFERLKLMNITTKLGDGYKGWVEQAPFDRIIVTAAATEIPALLVDQLNDGGIMILPVGPEPSSQQIVKLTKDATGKVLEEELLAVRFVPLVQGLAVET, from the coding sequence ATGGAGCTTCGGCGCCAAGGGATTAGTGACACCAGTGTTTTGTCGGCAATTGAACGTGTGCCACGGGAAGAATTTATTCCAAAGACCTTTCGGGATCGGGCGTATGAGAATATCGCCCTTCCTATCCCGAGCGGCCAAACCATCAGCCAGCCCTTTATTGTCGCCTACATGACCCAGATGCTTAAGCCCGATCCCAGACGAAAGGTGCTGGAGATTGGGACAGGTTCCGGGTATCAGGCCGCGGTGTTGTCTCATCTGTGCCGACGTGTTTATTCGCTGGAACGGTTTCGTTCCCTGCAGGTTGAGGCGGTTCGGTTGTTCGAACGGCTGAAACTGATGAACATTACCACCAAACTGGGGGATGGTTATAAAGGCTGGGTCGAGCAGGCACCCTTCGACCGGATCATTGTAACAGCCGCGGCGACTGAAATTCCGGCTTTGCTGGTAGATCAGTTAAATGATGGAGGCATTATGATTTTACCGGTGGGGCCAGAGCCGTCCAGTCAGCAAATTGTCAAGCTGACAAAAGATGCAACCGGTAAGGTTTTGGAAGAAGAGTTGCTCGCGGTTAGATTCGTGCCGTTAGTTCAAGGGCTTGCTGTAGAAACTTAA
- a CDS encoding peptidoglycan DD-metalloendopeptidase family protein: protein MTASVLLIAGASGCVYDLYLPPEGSAQKNAKSSFQAQRSGQIQPVSKTSNYPNGYYKKLAYQLVTVQPGDTLSKIALRYDIPTPSVIALNNSQPPYLIRVGQKIKIPYFRIHRVRGGETLYALSKVYDVSVAELIHFNHLEKPYILRPAMALRVPERDKGELRVASVDAKTWPVTRAASHYEKEEIVLVRPQPQKTNKDLSTKQVVSVVQPRQTKPVQEYASLSVNPVSTATAAESKPKPVSLPEPLPEPLPEPVPVVKSEPVELGGTEIKKSELPPLPRSRYSIKHPPNRSGKIFIWPVKGKLLSGYGRKKNGLHNDGINILVADGTPVRAAENGIVSYVGNEMRSFGNLILISHADGYVTTYGHTSEILVSKGDVVRKGDVIARAGSTGDVETTQLHFEIRKEGTALNPAVHLASR from the coding sequence ATGACCGCCAGCGTTTTGCTGATTGCGGGGGCTTCTGGGTGTGTCTACGATCTGTATCTCCCGCCGGAGGGGAGCGCGCAAAAGAACGCGAAGTCGAGCTTTCAGGCACAGCGATCCGGGCAAATTCAGCCCGTCAGCAAAACTTCCAATTACCCGAACGGATATTATAAAAAACTGGCCTATCAGCTGGTAACGGTTCAGCCGGGCGATACGCTGTCCAAGATCGCCTTACGATACGATATACCAACCCCGTCGGTTATCGCGCTGAACAATAGTCAGCCGCCTTATTTAATCCGGGTTGGGCAAAAAATAAAGATCCCGTACTTCCGTATTCATCGGGTGCGGGGGGGAGAGACCCTATATGCTTTGTCAAAAGTCTACGACGTCTCAGTGGCGGAGCTGATCCATTTCAATCATTTGGAAAAACCCTACATCCTGCGCCCTGCCATGGCGCTAAGGGTCCCGGAAAGAGACAAAGGGGAGTTGCGGGTTGCGTCTGTTGACGCCAAAACCTGGCCAGTGACACGCGCTGCTTCTCATTATGAAAAAGAAGAGATTGTTCTGGTGCGGCCGCAACCGCAAAAGACTAATAAGGATTTAAGCACCAAACAGGTTGTATCTGTGGTCCAGCCTCGTCAAACGAAGCCGGTACAGGAATATGCCAGCTTATCGGTGAACCCTGTTTCAACGGCCACTGCCGCAGAGTCTAAGCCCAAGCCAGTGTCATTGCCAGAGCCATTGCCAGAGCCATTGCCAGAGCCGGTGCCGGTTGTTAAATCCGAACCTGTTGAATTGGGCGGTACCGAGATTAAAAAATCTGAACTGCCGCCTCTTCCAAGAAGCCGCTACAGCATCAAACACCCCCCCAACAGATCAGGTAAGATCTTTATCTGGCCGGTCAAAGGGAAGTTGCTCTCAGGATATGGGCGGAAGAAAAACGGTTTGCATAACGACGGTATTAATATTCTTGTGGCCGATGGCACACCCGTTCGGGCCGCAGAGAACGGCATTGTTTCCTATGTCGGAAATGAAATGCGGTCCTTTGGTAATCTGATCCTGATTTCTCATGCGGATGGGTATGTTACGACTTACGGTCATACATCAGAAATACTGGTCAGCAAGGGGGATGTGGTGCGCAAGGGAGATGTGATCGCCCGCGCAGGTTCAACGGGTGATGTTGAGACAACACAGCTTCATTTTGAAATCCGCAAAGAAGGGACGGCATTAAATCCTGCCGTCCATCTTGCGTCACGGTAA
- a CDS encoding ATP-binding protein, which produces MTNDALLTQLTRIADSLDRLAPPALPEPDLSQGTAFVWQAETNVLRPVPKVNYVDMSMLHGIDRVKDILLDNTLRFAKGLPANNALLWGARGMGKSSLVKASHALVNQQLDDALVLVEIHREDIPSLPELMQSLQKTERRCVLFCDDLSFDGDDDTYKSLKTVLDGGLEGRPANVIFYATSNRRHLMRRDMIENERATAVMPSEAIEEKVSLSDRFGLWLGFHSCSQDEYLEMIRGYIAHYDIPVSDDDMKKEAIEWTRTRGSRSGRVAWQFVQDLAGRTETPLD; this is translated from the coding sequence ATGACAAACGACGCCTTACTGACACAATTAACCCGTATTGCAGACAGTCTTGACCGACTGGCTCCGCCCGCCCTTCCTGAACCTGACCTCAGTCAGGGGACTGCCTTTGTCTGGCAAGCCGAAACAAATGTTTTGCGCCCCGTACCTAAGGTGAACTATGTCGACATGTCCATGTTGCATGGCATTGACAGAGTCAAAGACATCCTTCTGGATAACACGCTTCGTTTTGCCAAAGGGTTGCCTGCCAACAATGCCTTGCTGTGGGGCGCACGTGGAATGGGGAAAAGTTCGCTTGTCAAAGCCTCCCATGCTCTGGTCAATCAGCAACTGGATGATGCTCTGGTTCTGGTTGAAATACACCGGGAAGATATTCCGTCATTGCCAGAGCTGATGCAGAGCCTGCAAAAAACCGAACGGCGTTGCGTTTTATTCTGTGATGATTTGTCTTTTGACGGCGATGACGACACGTACAAGTCGCTGAAAACAGTTCTAGATGGCGGCTTGGAAGGCCGTCCAGCGAACGTTATTTTTTATGCCACCTCGAACCGGCGTCATCTGATGCGCCGCGACATGATTGAAAACGAGCGGGCAACGGCGGTCATGCCCTCCGAGGCGATTGAAGAGAAAGTCTCGTTGTCCGATCGGTTTGGCTTATGGCTGGGCTTTCACAGCTGCTCACAAGATGAATATCTTGAAATGATTCGAGGCTATATAGCACATTACGACATCCCGGTTTCAGACGATGACATGAAAAAAGAGGCTATCGAGTGGACCCGGACACGTGGGTCCCGATCCGGTCGGGTCGCCTGGCAGTTTGTTCAGGATCTGGCAGGCCGGACAGAAACGCCGCTGGACTGA
- the yajC gene encoding preprotein translocase subunit YajC, whose amino-acid sequence MNQELAQFLPLILIGVVFYFLLIRPQQKRVKEHKAMVEGVRRGDNVVTAGGIMGKVTKVRDDNVVQIEVAPEVRIDVVKSTLSEIRSKSEPANTAAKPAEEKEGGFLGKLKKK is encoded by the coding sequence ATGAACCAGGAATTAGCGCAGTTTTTGCCGTTGATCCTTATCGGTGTTGTATTCTACTTCTTGCTTATCCGTCCGCAGCAAAAGCGGGTGAAAGAACATAAAGCCATGGTAGAAGGCGTTCGCCGCGGTGACAATGTTGTCACTGCTGGAGGCATTATGGGTAAAGTAACGAAAGTTCGGGATGACAATGTCGTTCAGATCGAAGTTGCACCTGAAGTGCGGATCGATGTTGTAAAATCTACACTGTCAGAAATTCGCAGTAAATCTGAGCCTGCCAATACAGCTGCTAAGCCGGCTGAAGAAAAAGAAGGCGGGTTTCTAGGGAAGCTGAAAAAGAAATAA
- the secD gene encoding protein translocase subunit SecD codes for MISFPKWKTALVLLVSILGVAYTIPNFIPAEKLVDMPEWAPRQHINLGLDLQGGSHLLMQVDTADVKEKMMEGLADSVRANLRGTEPKLGFRNLTVKKNSVTFSLRNPEDRDLVRERLASISNLMPNGQRSHLITVGDDDVVTLEPSEQAIADRVSAVVTQSIEIVGRRVNETGINEPTIQRQGKDRILVQLPGLGDPQRIIDLLGQTAQMTFHLVDVSASAAVGRPPAGSKRLPAMEAGEPDYVIKNRVMVSGENLEDAQATFQQGQPVVSIRFNGLGGKQFGKVTSENVGRPFAIVLDGKVISAPRINEPILGGSAVISGGFNIQGAQDLALLLRAGALPAPLKVIEQRSVGPDLGKDSIEAGKIAGIIGIVGVIVFMIVTYGFFGLVANIALIMNMFLIGASLSVLGATLTLPGIAGIILTVGMAVDANVLIFERIREEMRVGKTPLNAIESGYQRAFTTIVDANVTTGIAAVILFVMGSGPVKGFAVTLGIGIICSMFTAILLSRMVISLWAQRTRPKTLSI; via the coding sequence ATGATTAGCTTCCCCAAGTGGAAGACCGCCCTTGTTTTGCTTGTAAGCATTCTGGGGGTGGCCTATACGATTCCTAATTTTATCCCGGCCGAAAAGTTGGTGGACATGCCTGAATGGGCGCCGCGCCAACATATTAATCTGGGCTTGGATTTGCAGGGAGGCTCTCATCTGCTCATGCAGGTGGACACCGCAGACGTTAAAGAAAAAATGATGGAGGGACTGGCGGATTCTGTTCGCGCCAACCTCCGCGGGACCGAACCAAAACTAGGTTTCAGAAACCTGACCGTGAAGAAGAACTCAGTTACGTTCAGTTTGCGAAATCCAGAAGACCGGGATTTGGTTCGGGAACGGCTGGCGTCCATCTCAAATTTGATGCCAAATGGTCAGCGTAGTCATTTGATCACCGTTGGCGATGATGATGTTGTGACGCTAGAGCCTAGTGAGCAGGCCATTGCGGACCGTGTCAGTGCCGTTGTTACTCAATCTATTGAAATTGTCGGACGCCGGGTCAATGAAACGGGCATTAACGAGCCCACTATTCAGCGGCAAGGTAAGGATCGGATATTGGTCCAGCTTCCAGGTCTTGGTGATCCGCAACGGATCATCGATCTGCTGGGGCAAACGGCGCAAATGACATTCCATCTTGTGGATGTTTCTGCAAGTGCTGCGGTTGGCCGTCCGCCAGCGGGATCCAAACGTCTTCCTGCAATGGAAGCCGGTGAGCCGGACTATGTCATTAAGAACCGGGTTATGGTGTCTGGTGAAAATCTTGAAGATGCTCAGGCCACTTTTCAACAGGGACAACCCGTTGTCTCCATCCGTTTTAACGGTTTGGGCGGCAAGCAGTTCGGTAAAGTAACGTCTGAAAATGTTGGACGGCCTTTTGCCATTGTTCTGGATGGTAAAGTGATTAGCGCGCCTCGTATTAATGAGCCGATTTTAGGTGGCAGCGCGGTGATCAGTGGTGGCTTCAATATCCAGGGCGCTCAGGATTTGGCCCTGTTGTTACGGGCCGGTGCTTTGCCCGCTCCGTTGAAAGTGATCGAGCAACGTTCCGTTGGTCCAGACTTGGGTAAAGACTCTATCGAAGCTGGCAAAATTGCCGGTATTATCGGTATTGTTGGTGTTATCGTTTTCATGATCGTCACATACGGCTTTTTTGGACTTGTGGCCAACATTGCCCTGATCATGAATATGTTCCTGATCGGTGCTTCATTGTCTGTATTGGGCGCAACACTGACGCTGCCGGGTATTGCAGGTATTATCCTGACCGTCGGTATGGCTGTGGATGCGAACGTTTTGATTTTTGAACGGATTCGGGAAGAAATGAGAGTGGGTAAAACGCCACTCAATGCAATTGAATCCGGTTATCAGCGTGCCTTTACAACCATTGTGGATGCGAATGTGACAACGGGTATTGCTGCGGTTATCCTGTTTGTCATGGGATCCGGGCCGGTAAAAGGCTTTGCGGTGACTTTGGGGATCGGCATTATTTGTTCCATGTTTACAGCGATATTGCTGTCACGCATGGTTATTTCCCTTTGGGCGCAACGGACGCGTCCGAAGACATTGAGCATATAG
- the secF gene encoding protein translocase subunit SecF, giving the protein MYKLKLVPAETKLPFLQARFIAFLVSAALILGSAGMFFGVGLNKGIDFEGGIMIEVGMPEAPDLAKMRSSLGSLGLGQVSLQTFGAPDDILIRVQRQEGDSEAQKKAVELVKTTLEKEISDEISYRRIEFVGPTISAELVETAIEAVLVAVVAILIYIWLRFEWHYSVGAIVALVHDVILTIGMFAITGIEFNLASVAAILTIVGYSINDTVVVYDRIRENFRRYKKMDVKDLLNLSINETLSRTVMTSLTTLLALGALFIFGGEVIRGFSTAMIFGVVVGTYSSIFVAAPILLHIGLTHRSEEEDGFKPSDDTAEAES; this is encoded by the coding sequence ATGTATAAACTGAAACTTGTCCCTGCTGAAACAAAGCTGCCGTTTCTACAAGCGCGGTTCATTGCTTTCTTGGTGTCAGCGGCTCTTATCCTTGGCTCTGCCGGCATGTTCTTTGGTGTCGGGCTGAATAAGGGGATCGATTTTGAAGGCGGCATTATGATCGAGGTGGGGATGCCAGAGGCTCCTGATCTTGCAAAAATGCGGTCAAGTCTGGGCTCCCTCGGGCTTGGGCAGGTGTCCTTACAAACCTTTGGTGCGCCGGATGATATTCTGATACGCGTTCAGCGTCAGGAAGGGGATAGCGAAGCCCAGAAAAAAGCGGTTGAGTTGGTAAAAACCACCCTTGAAAAAGAAATATCAGATGAAATTTCTTACCGCCGTATTGAATTTGTCGGCCCGACAATTTCCGCCGAACTTGTCGAAACGGCGATCGAAGCTGTTTTGGTCGCGGTTGTCGCAATCCTGATTTATATCTGGCTCCGTTTTGAATGGCATTACTCTGTGGGTGCGATTGTCGCTCTGGTCCATGATGTGATCTTGACGATCGGTATGTTTGCTATCACGGGGATTGAATTTAATCTGGCATCGGTTGCTGCAATTCTCACAATTGTCGGGTATTCGATCAACGATACCGTTGTGGTTTATGACCGCATTCGCGAGAATTTCCGTCGTTACAAAAAAATGGATGTAAAAGATCTTCTTAATCTGTCCATCAATGAAACATTGTCGCGGACCGTCATGACGTCTTTAACGACATTACTTGCCTTGGGTGCCTTGTTTATTTTTGGCGGAGAAGTTATTCGAGGCTTCTCGACAGCGATGATTTTTGGTGTCGTTGTTGGTACCTATTCATCTATTTTTGTAGCCGCTCCAATCCTTCTTCACATTGGTTTGACCCATCGCAGCGAAGAAGAAGATGGCTTTAAACCAAGCGATGACACGGCTGAAGCGGAGAGTTAA
- a CDS encoding Mth938-like domain-containing protein, whose product MQDISGLPKEGQQLINSYGEGGFRVSGVRHEGSVIVFPDETASWSVADLGELTLESLNTVMQAVPPVEILLIGCGASMGFIDDSIRRPLRDKGITIDSMDSGAAARTYNVLLLEGRRVAAALIAQ is encoded by the coding sequence ATGCAGGATATTTCAGGTCTTCCAAAAGAGGGGCAACAGCTTATTAACTCCTATGGAGAAGGCGGGTTTCGTGTTAGCGGCGTCCGTCATGAAGGATCTGTAATTGTTTTTCCAGATGAAACAGCCTCCTGGTCTGTCGCTGATCTTGGCGAATTGACTTTGGAAAGCCTGAACACCGTGATGCAAGCGGTCCCGCCAGTGGAAATTCTTCTGATCGGGTGCGGGGCCAGCATGGGTTTTATCGATGACAGTATTCGCCGGCCCTTGCGCGACAAAGGTATCACGATCGATAGTATGGACAGTGGCGCGGCTGCGCGGACCTATAACGTCCTTTTATTGGAAGGGCGACGGGTCGCGGCCGCTTTGATCGCTCAGTAA
- a CDS encoding superoxide dismutase: MAFELPELPYAKDALAPHISEETLNFHHGKHHNTYVVNLNNLLDGDDSKSLEDLMKETAGDASKAGVFNNAAQIWNHTFYWHSMAPNGGGKPTGAIAAKIDEDFGSYDKFVEEFKAAGATQFGSGWAWLVLDGGKLKVTKTPNAECPLTSGATPLITMDVWEHAYYIDFQNRRPDYIATFLESLVNWDFANENLANA, encoded by the coding sequence ATGGCTTTTGAACTTCCTGAACTACCATACGCAAAAGATGCATTGGCACCCCATATTTCAGAAGAAACTCTGAACTTCCACCATGGGAAACATCACAACACATATGTTGTAAACCTGAATAATCTTCTGGATGGTGATGACAGTAAGTCTCTTGAAGACCTGATGAAAGAAACCGCTGGTGATGCCTCTAAGGCTGGTGTTTTCAACAACGCCGCACAGATCTGGAACCACACATTCTATTGGCACTCAATGGCGCCAAATGGTGGTGGTAAACCAACCGGTGCAATCGCAGCGAAGATCGACGAAGACTTTGGCTCTTACGACAAATTTGTTGAAGAATTCAAAGCTGCTGGCGCAACACAGTTCGGTAGTGGCTGGGCATGGCTGGTCCTTGACGGCGGTAAGCTGAAAGTGACCAAAACACCAAATGCAGAATGCCCGCTGACATCTGGCGCGACTCCATTGATCACAATGGACGTCTGGGAGCATGCTTACTATATTGATTTCCAGAACCGCCGCCCAGATTACATCGCGACATTCCTGGAAAGCCTGGTAAACTGGGACTTTGCGAATGAGAATTTGGCAAACGCCTAA
- a CDS encoding squalene/phytoene synthase family protein gives MKNGEERSHLAEEAHRYDYDRWLTTLFAPASIRETLYALIAFNIELSRIRETVTEPLLGDIRLQWWREALAGLEAHTPKTHPVIEALDFANRQKPIDFKLMQDMVDMRAKDLDPTPLSSDADFIAYADGTGGALHRLLLAASDLDVTEADEEAAAAAGRSFAMTGILRAIPFHFQHDLVLLPTDRLEEQGATRNTIFQQENRSNFFSIVRELGELSLEENRRAKKLSNNGSKNGAFARKINGITGLYLTRLKKAGYDPGDTKMQIGAPRKILSLFLTR, from the coding sequence GTGAAAAATGGCGAAGAACGATCCCATTTGGCAGAGGAAGCGCATCGATATGATTATGATCGATGGCTGACAACCCTTTTTGCGCCTGCGTCCATTCGCGAAACACTGTACGCTTTGATTGCCTTCAATATTGAACTGTCGCGTATCCGGGAAACGGTCACCGAACCTTTGTTGGGAGACATTCGCCTGCAATGGTGGCGCGAAGCCCTTGCCGGACTTGAAGCCCACACACCCAAAACACATCCAGTGATAGAAGCACTGGACTTTGCCAATCGTCAGAAACCAATTGATTTCAAACTGATGCAGGACATGGTGGATATGCGCGCAAAAGACCTGGACCCAACACCCCTTAGTAGTGATGCAGATTTTATTGCTTATGCCGATGGGACAGGGGGGGCTTTGCATCGCCTGTTACTAGCAGCGAGCGATCTGGATGTGACGGAGGCCGATGAAGAGGCGGCCGCGGCGGCAGGGCGTTCTTTTGCGATGACAGGTATCCTGCGGGCAATTCCGTTCCACTTTCAGCATGATCTTGTGCTCTTGCCAACAGACCGACTGGAAGAGCAGGGGGCGACACGAAATACGATCTTCCAACAGGAAAATCGGAGTAATTTTTTCAGTATTGTGAGAGAACTTGGGGAATTGTCGCTAGAAGAAAATCGGCGGGCTAAAAAGCTATCAAATAATGGCAGCAAGAACGGTGCTTTTGCACGTAAGATAAACGGAATTACCGGGCTTTATCTGACACGGTTGAAAAAAGCAGGGTATGATCCAGGCGATACAAAAATGCAGATAGGGGCTCCGCGCAAAATTCTGTCCCTGTTTCTAACCCGATAA
- a CDS encoding nucleotide exchange factor GrpE translates to MSEAEKTSENSDLSPSTHFAFQHKIFGVKGAYFKLTHDSKEPAFFVELGEMKGAIPVRSICQEFGIDKDSTDAELLGTISSSLKFVKEIHPNDSIPTEILDGSASWSIEEIHKQIARGRITMQLISWLAGSEEIITNIGELESIANDPHTKDKVQKAFKEIADKLGITKDDVVEKVDDVIRELSFIEALRDHYSQIKKISTNIDKLRTVYKRDRGMMEDLSRIHTLIEPVINNFERSFDQIDAQTCEVLTILKNFDPTIDHIRKTRDDLHQRFMIWDDMINGWKNLQPEEDPEVERQLKATYRFLAQNFIQSQSWRLGNV, encoded by the coding sequence ATGTCGGAAGCAGAAAAAACCAGTGAGAACAGTGACTTGAGCCCTAGTACTCATTTCGCGTTTCAACACAAGATTTTTGGTGTTAAGGGGGCTTACTTCAAGCTGACCCATGACAGCAAAGAACCTGCTTTTTTTGTTGAACTTGGTGAAATGAAAGGCGCGATCCCTGTTCGCTCCATCTGTCAGGAGTTTGGAATTGACAAGGACAGCACCGATGCGGAACTTCTGGGTACCATCAGCAGCTCTTTGAAGTTCGTGAAAGAAATCCATCCAAACGATTCCATTCCAACGGAAATTCTGGATGGATCAGCCTCCTGGTCCATTGAAGAAATTCACAAACAGATTGCCCGCGGCCGTATCACCATGCAGCTTATTTCATGGCTGGCAGGCAGCGAGGAAATCATCACCAATATTGGTGAACTGGAAAGCATTGCAAACGACCCGCATACAAAAGACAAGGTGCAAAAGGCTTTCAAGGAAATTGCAGATAAGCTTGGTATCACCAAGGACGATGTGGTTGAAAAAGTAGACGACGTTATTCGTGAACTCTCGTTCATCGAAGCTCTGCGCGACCATTACAGCCAGATTAAGAAGATCAGCACCAATATCGACAAGCTCCGTACCGTGTATAAGCGCGACCGTGGCATGATGGAAGATCTGTCCCGGATCCATACACTGATTGAGCCGGTTATCAATAATTTTGAGAGAAGCTTCGACCAAATCGACGCACAGACCTGTGAAGTTCTGACAATCTTGAAAAACTTTGATCCGACAATCGATCATATCCGGAAAACCCGTGACGATCTGCACCAACGGTTCATGATTTGGGATGATATGATTAACGGCTGGAAAAATCTTCAACCAGAAGAAGACCCTGAGGTCGAGCGTCAACTGAAAGCAACTTACAGATTTCTGGCCCAGAATTTCATTCAAAGCCAGTCCTGGCGTCTGGGTAACGTTTAA